The genomic stretch TTGCGCACCAGCGAGTAGGTCAGGTGGTTGGGCCCGCGCTCGTCGCCAGCGGCCTCCGCGTTCAACACGACGCGCAGCTCGAGCGCTCCGTCGGGTGAGGCCACGGTCCAGGCGCGGGGGGCCTCCGTGCCGCCGCAGCCCCAGGCCACCGAGGCGATGGCTGCCCCAGCCACTAGGGTGAGCACGAGGGTGAGCTGCGAGCGCCACCCTGTGATGGCCACGCGCGCGCCTGAATTCACGGTTCGGAGCATGCTGTGACGCTGGCACATGCGCTGACGCGTGTCTGCCACCAACTGTGGGGCACCCCAGGCGGCCTGCGCCCCGCGAGCCGGGGTGACGTAACGACCGGAGCGACTACACTACCAAGCTGTTCGATGAAGCTGACCGGCCGCCCACGACAATTCGACGAGGACCAGGCACTCGAGCGCGCGCTCGAGCTGTTCTCGCAGCGCGGGTATGCGGCCACCAGCATGGCCGACCTGGTGGAGCACACGGGCGTCTCGAAGCAGAGCCTCTACAACACCTTCGGCGACAAGCGCAGCCTCTTCCTGGCCGCCCTCGACCGCTATTGCGAGCGCAGCGACGCCGGCCTGGCTGGCGAGCTGGCGCGCGAAGAGGGCTCGGCCTGCGGGCTGCGCAGCCTCTTCCGCCGGCTGGCCAAGGCCATGGGCGGCACCCAGCCGCGCACGTGCCTGGTGGCCGCCACGTCCATGGAGGTGGGGGCCAGCGACTGTGAGATCTCCGCCCGCGTGCGCGCCCACCTCGAGCGCACCCGCAACCGCTTCGAGACCGCCATCGAAGACTGCGTGGCCAAGGGAGACCTCACCCACGTGAAGAGCCCGCGCGCCGTGGCCAGCCACCTGACCAACACGCTGAACGGCCTGGGCGTGCTGCGCGGCGGCGGCGCCACCGACGAAGAGCTCGACGAGGTGGTGGACGTGGCCCTCTCCGTGCTGGAGTGAGCCGCGCCCAGATCGCCATACTCGGGCTTTGGTTCCGTCTGGTGGTAGACTAGCGACGTGGACCTCTCCCGCATCACACACGACGCTTCCGTCATGGGCGGCCGCCCATGCATTCGCGGCATGCGCGTCACGGTCGGAACGATTGTTGGCCTGCTCGCGGCAGGTCGCAGCCGTGAGGAGATCCTCGGCGCCTATCCGTACCTCGAAGACGAAGACATCACGGCGGCGCTCGGATACGCGGCGTGGCGAGCGCAGGAGTACGAAGTTCCCCTCAAGGCGTCCTGAGCCGCGTGAAGGTACTGCTCGACATGAACCTCTCGCCCGCCTGGGTCGCGTACCTGAGCGGCATGGGAGTCGAGGCCGAGCACTGGAGCAGAGTCGGCCCTCCAGGTGCACCTGACACCCAGGTGATGGCGTGGGCACGGGACCACCACCAGGTGATCTTCACCAACGACTTGGACTTCTCGGCGCTGCTGGCCAGCACCCGTGACGCGGGCCCGAGCGTGCTGCAGATCCGTCTCCAGGACCTCATGCCCGTGGCGGTGGGCGAATTGGTCCTTGGTGTGTTGCGTGCACACGAAGCCGCACTCGAGGCTGGGGCAATCGTCACGGTCGCTGCCAACGGGGCTCGCGTGCGCGTCCTACCTCTTGCCGGCGACAGAGGAGAATGACGCGGCCGCCCCGGGCGCAGCGTCAGAACTTGACGCGGCGCATGACCGCCCGCGGCAGCGCCCGGATGACACCCATCACCAACGCCCACGGCGCGGGTGCATAGACCACGGGGGTGCCGCGGTCGATGGCGCGCAGCACGGTTCTGGCCACGGCCTCGGGCTCGCCCGCGAACGGCGGCGGCTTGAGGCCCTCGGTCATGCCGGTGTTCACGAAGCCGGGCTTCACCGTGACCACCTTCAGGCCCGCGGCGCGGTAGCGGTGGTCGAGGCCCTCGAGGTAGCTGGAGAGGCCCGCCTTGGACGCCCCGTAGATGACCACCGGCTTGCGCCCGCGCTCACCCGCCACCGAGCTGAACACGCACAGGGTGCCGCCACCCTGCGCGAGAAGCCGCTTCCGCGCCCGCTCGCAGAACGCCACCGTGTTGGCGAAGTTCACGGTCACCAGACGCTCCATCAGCGCCTCGTCCTGCTCCAACTGCTCCTGGGTGGCGAACAACGCGGCCGTCACGATCACGCAGTCCAGCTTGCCCAGCGCCTTCTCGGCTGCGTCGAGGGCCGCGTCGAAGCCCGCCGGCTCTTCGAGGTCACAGGTGGCGGTACCCACCTCCATGCGCGCCCCCGTGGGCGCCCGCGCCTCGAGGTCCCGCGCGCTGCGCTCGAGCTCGCGCGTGTCGCGCCCCAGCAAGAAGAGCTGGTCGCCGCGCTCGGCCAGCTGCCGCGACAGCGCGCGCCCCATGCCCTTGGTGCCACCCAGGATGACGACGTTCATGCGCCGCACCATCGCGCCCCCGCGCGCGCGGCGCAAGCAGCGCGTGGGTGGCCTGCCTTGTGCCCCGTGCGCCCCGGCTGCTACACGTCCCCCATGCGCAGCCGCCCCTCCCGCGTCGCCCTCCTGAGCCTGCTCGGCTCGCTGGGCATGCTGGGCGCCGTGGCCGGCGCGCGCTCCCAGGCAGAACTCGCGGTGGTGCCGAGCGACGTGGTGCTCATGGAGGGCGGCAGCTTCTTCCGCGGGGCCAGCGACCGCGAGCTGCGCGAGGCCTACCAGCTGTGCCTGCTACGCACCCGGGTGGGCGCCGGCAACGAGCTGCGCTGCTCCGAGCAGCTGTTCGAGCTGGAGT from Sandaracinaceae bacterium encodes the following:
- a CDS encoding TetR/AcrR family transcriptional regulator; this encodes MKLTGRPRQFDEDQALERALELFSQRGYAATSMADLVEHTGVSKQSLYNTFGDKRSLFLAALDRYCERSDAGLAGELAREEGSACGLRSLFRRLAKAMGGTQPRTCLVAATSMEVGASDCEISARVRAHLERTRNRFETAIEDCVAKGDLTHVKSPRAVASHLTNTLNGLGVLRGGGATDEELDEVVDVALSVLE
- a CDS encoding DUF433 domain-containing protein, producing MDLSRITHDASVMGGRPCIRGMRVTVGTIVGLLAAGRSREEILGAYPYLEDEDITAALGYAAWRAQEYEVPLKAS
- a CDS encoding DUF5615 family PIN-like protein — encoded protein: MKVLLDMNLSPAWVAYLSGMGVEAEHWSRVGPPGAPDTQVMAWARDHHQVIFTNDLDFSALLASTRDAGPSVLQIRLQDLMPVAVGELVLGVLRAHEAALEAGAIVTVAANGARVRVLPLAGDRGE
- a CDS encoding SDR family NAD(P)-dependent oxidoreductase — protein: MNVVILGGTKGMGRALSRQLAERGDQLFLLGRDTRELERSARDLEARAPTGARMEVGTATCDLEEPAGFDAALDAAEKALGKLDCVIVTAALFATQEQLEQDEALMERLVTVNFANTVAFCERARKRLLAQGGGTLCVFSSVAGERGRKPVVIYGASKAGLSSYLEGLDHRYRAAGLKVVTVKPGFVNTGMTEGLKPPPFAGEPEAVARTVLRAIDRGTPVVYAPAPWALVMGVIRALPRAVMRRVKF